The following coding sequences lie in one Rhizobium rhododendri genomic window:
- the hemH gene encoding ferrochelatase, with translation MTIDVSALPPGHPPVSIGKVGVLIVNLGTPDGTDYKSMRRYLREFLSDKRVIEWSRFLWYPILYGIVLNTRPGKVGKAYEQIWNKDLNESYLRTYTRNQATRLSEALKDLPNVTVDWGMRYGQPSIASRIDALKAAGCDRILLFPLYPQYAAATTATVNDKAFETLLKMRWQPALRTVPPYHDDPAYIEALANSVTNHLATLDWEPEIIITSFHGIPMSYFKKGDPYHCACMKTARLLRERLGFSKEKLMITFQSRFGPEEWLQPYTDKTVERLAKEGVKRIAVMNPGFVSDCLETLEEIAGEAMEIFHHAGGEKFSHIPCLNDSPGGVAVLEKVIRRELQGWA, from the coding sequence ATGACGATAGACGTTTCCGCCCTCCCGCCAGGCCACCCGCCAGTATCGATCGGCAAAGTCGGCGTCCTGATTGTCAACCTCGGCACACCCGATGGCACCGATTACAAATCGATGCGCCGTTATCTGCGCGAGTTCCTGAGCGACAAGCGCGTCATCGAATGGTCGCGCTTCCTCTGGTATCCGATCCTCTACGGCATCGTTCTCAACACCCGCCCCGGCAAGGTCGGCAAGGCCTACGAGCAGATCTGGAACAAGGATCTGAACGAAAGTTACCTGCGCACATACACGCGCAACCAGGCAACTCGCCTCAGCGAAGCGCTGAAGGACCTGCCCAACGTCACCGTCGACTGGGGAATGCGCTACGGCCAGCCATCGATCGCATCCCGCATCGACGCGCTGAAAGCTGCCGGCTGCGACCGCATCCTGCTTTTCCCGCTCTATCCTCAATATGCCGCCGCAACGACGGCGACCGTCAACGACAAGGCTTTCGAGACGCTGCTGAAGATGCGCTGGCAGCCGGCACTTCGCACCGTGCCGCCCTACCACGACGACCCGGCCTACATCGAGGCGCTGGCGAACTCGGTGACCAACCATCTGGCAACGCTCGACTGGGAGCCGGAGATTATCATCACGTCGTTCCACGGCATCCCGATGTCCTACTTCAAGAAGGGCGATCCCTACCACTGCGCCTGCATGAAGACCGCCCGGTTGCTGCGCGAACGGCTCGGTTTCTCCAAGGAAAAGCTGATGATCACCTTCCAGTCGCGCTTCGGTCCGGAGGAATGGCTGCAGCCCTATACCGACAAGACTGTCGAGCGGCTGGCCAAGGAGGGCGTCAAGCGCATTGCCGTCATGAACCCGGGCTTCGTCTCGGATTGTCTGGAGACACTGGAAGAAATTGCCGGAGAGGCAATGGAGATCTTCCATCACGCCGGCGGCGAAAAATTCTCCCACATTCCATGCCTGAACGACAGCCCAGGCGGCGTCGCCGTGCTGGAAAAGGTCATCCGTCGTGAACTGCAGGGCTGGGCCTGA
- a CDS encoding LysR family transcriptional regulator, which produces MMIGSLTLDQLTVLVTIADTGSFSSAGRKLRRVQSAISNTVRTLETTQQVLLFDRSGRSPRLTEAGRVLVAQARQVLRQAELFERTAGAIAGGLEPELTIALDSMTPTGPVLRTLSKLQSTFPDLPVTLFTESIWAAERRVRDGSAMISLCGLFPTAGQDLEAHVLTKITLVPVVAPSHPLATESREITRETLADYVQLILTDPHAPDGPSHGVVSARFWRFVDMLRRLEFLLAGFGWCSMPLHLVEHHLQDGSLVRLDVKDSSVLPVSIPIYAVRNRNRPLGNAAKWLLNELVEDFRRCS; this is translated from the coding sequence ATGATGATTGGGTCCCTGACGCTCGACCAGTTGACTGTGCTTGTGACGATCGCGGATACGGGGAGCTTTTCCTCGGCTGGAAGGAAGCTGCGACGTGTCCAGTCTGCGATCAGCAATACGGTCCGGACGCTGGAAACCACGCAGCAGGTGCTCCTGTTCGACCGATCCGGCCGTTCGCCCCGGTTGACGGAAGCGGGGCGTGTGTTGGTTGCACAGGCGCGGCAGGTTCTGCGACAGGCGGAGCTGTTCGAAAGAACGGCAGGCGCCATCGCCGGGGGGCTCGAGCCGGAACTGACGATCGCCCTCGACAGCATGACGCCTACCGGCCCTGTGCTGCGGACCCTGTCGAAGCTGCAGTCGACATTTCCCGATCTTCCCGTGACGCTCTTCACCGAAAGTATCTGGGCGGCAGAACGGCGCGTGCGGGACGGGTCGGCGATGATTTCGCTGTGTGGGCTTTTTCCGACCGCCGGACAGGATCTCGAAGCGCACGTCCTGACGAAGATCACCCTCGTTCCCGTCGTCGCTCCATCGCACCCGCTTGCAACGGAAAGCAGGGAGATCACGCGTGAGACCCTGGCCGACTACGTACAACTCATCCTGACCGATCCGCACGCGCCGGATGGGCCGAGCCATGGCGTCGTCAGCGCCCGTTTCTGGCGGTTCGTGGACATGCTTCGCCGACTGGAGTTTCTTTTGGCAGGCTTTGGCTGGTGCTCGATGCCGCTGCATCTGGTCGAACATCATTTGCAGGACGGCTCTCTCGTCCGGCTCGATGTCAAGGATTCCAGCGTTCTTCCCGTTTCAATCCCGATCTATGCTGTCCGCAATCGAAACCGACCGCTCGGCAATGCGGCGAAATGGTTGCTCAACGAGTTGGTCGAAGATTTCAGGCGGTGCAGCTAG
- a CDS encoding DoxX family protein, whose product MSTTTLNSPRILTISIWVLRVLVALMFLAAATMKLTSQPMMVAEFEQVGLGQWFRFLTGGLELIGAIAVLVPRTSILGALLLLLVDAGAFVAQIAVLHMDWVHTIVIGAVIALLIYLQRRAAA is encoded by the coding sequence ATGAGCACCACCACTCTAAACTCACCTCGAATCCTGACGATCTCAATCTGGGTCTTGCGCGTCCTCGTCGCGTTGATGTTCCTCGCAGCAGCAACGATGAAGCTGACATCGCAGCCGATGATGGTTGCGGAATTCGAACAGGTCGGCCTCGGCCAGTGGTTTCGCTTCCTGACAGGCGGCCTCGAACTGATCGGCGCCATCGCCGTGCTCGTTCCCCGCACATCCATCCTGGGCGCCCTGCTGCTGCTGCTCGTCGATGCCGGCGCTTTCGTCGCGCAGATTGCGGTCCTGCACATGGACTGGGTCCACACGATCGTCATCGGCGCAGTCATCGCCCTGCTGATCTACCTGCAGCGCCGGGCCGCCGCCTGA